ATAGGGGGAGGCTCCCAGCACTGATTTAACCTGGAATGATAACAGCCAAGAGTCCTGGAGTACTATGTGATTCCAGGTATGACCCTGACCAAGCTCACATACTCACATAGCAAAGAGGAGGTAGAGTTGAGAGCCTAAGACCCAGCTATCAAGACTTCAGCATCTACAGTTTAACTGctataccatttttttttttttaaagatttactgcTATACCATTTTGCTTCCTAGAATTCCAGGGggctgaggtttttttttgtttgtttgttttggttttgggttttttgtttgtttgttttgacagggtttctctgtatacccctggctctcctggaactcactctgtagaccaggctggccttgaactcagaaatccgcctccctctgtgctgggattaaaggcgtgggccaccagcGCCTGGCTGGGACTGAGTTCTTGACCCGAGGCTTCAGGAAGACAACCCCCCTATAATTATGTGCAAAGCATCaggtgtttgtgcacatgtgccttGTTCTGAGGAAGAATCCACCAATTTAGTCATATTTCTGTGGCTCAGAGGGCTACTATGCTCTGAGGAAAAGACACACCCTGTCTATCCCCAATCTCTTCCTTCAGTCTTACATGTCTTATATGCTTGAGCCAGGCCTTACCTTCCAGTCCCTGGGTGGCCtccaaggtttttttgtttatgtttttgtttgtttgtttttctgcagtgtatgtatgtatggtagaTGGGAACCAGAGTCTTGAAGTTGCTTAGTACAATGTTCTACCATTGGAATACACTCCCAGCTTTCAGGCCTATTCTTCTAACATGCAAAGAAGGCACACATTTTTCTGTTGTAGAAACTCTTTAGGGCTAGACGTATTATTAGCTTAGTGTTGAACATTTGCTTAGCACGTGCAAGGCCCTAAATCGTTCAATCCCTCCTCATTCACCAGAGGATGATGGCTAAGGCTCTCAGGATCTCAGGTCTGGAACCAATCAGCGTTGGTCTAGAAAGTGTGAGGCCCCctgttccatccctagcaccacataaaaccagccacctctaatcccagcgattgggaggtagaggaagaacaATACGGAGTTAAGGTTATTTtcggctacaaagtgagtttaaggtcagcctgggctacacgatcGGCTGCGTTCTGGTGAGGATGAAGTCACTTCTCAAATCACCAGTCACTAGTGtgctcaacaaaaaaaaaaagaagggagaataaaGTGTATAAGATTATAAGATTTCTCTAAGCTCCTTTTCAACCAGAACGTGGCAGCCGGCTGGACTAGACCGCTTGGGGGCGACCGAGAGACCTTTGACTTTCCCTTTAAGGCTGCGGCGGAAGGCCCGAGGAAGAAGGACTTTGTGTCGGCAGGATAAAAAAATTGGTGCCTTCCCTTTAAGGGGGCGGAGCTATTGTTATGGCGGCGGCTTCGAAAGCCGCTCTGGGCGCACGTTCTTAGGCGCCCCTCTCTCAGTTTCCGCTGCAGTCTTAAAGACGCTTCTCTTGGACCTTGCTCTGGGAGTGCGACCGGGCACAGTTCCCTACTCTACATCTGGGTCGAGTTGGAGGTGAACCCTTGAGTCTGACACGGCCGGGCCGATCCGCTGGCCGGAGCCCACGGCCTGTCGTTATGGTAATGCCGCGTCTACGCCGCCCGGGGTCGGGGGAGGAGGCGTTCCAGCCGCGGGGAAGCCGGACTCCGGGTTGGGCTCCCGGCTCGCTAGTCAGCTAGGACGGGATCTGCCTGGTAGAGACTGAGTGTAGTCTGCAGACCTGGGGACTAGGTAGGAAGGGCGCGCACGCGAAGGAGACCTTGTGAAAGGCACCTCCCCCGGACATACagacctacagacagacagaaaaatagtCATCAATCCCTGCGAGCCCAAACGTCACTGGCTTTTGGAATCTTTGCTCCCAACCTCGTGATCTTGGAGTGACTAACATTcaactctcctctccctccttcccttcctcctcctcctcctcctccgtttTTATTTTTTGGGAGGAGGTGGGGTCCTTGAAACAGGCTTTCTGCCCCTGGCAATCCTGTAATTCAGTCagtatgtagattaggctggcctcgaactcaaagttCTGCCTTAGGCGTTCTGGGAATTAAAGGCAGCAGCTACCACGCCACACGCCCCCAATCCCCCACCAAAAACTCTGGCTGTGGGTGTGACACTCGTCTTAGTCTGCTGTCCAGGAAGAACCGTAGACTGGGGCAGTCCACACTCTTGGCAACTTTGCCTTTGGGCTTTGTCACTCTGTAGAAAGAAATCACTGGCTTGATCCTCAGAAACAAGGGTTCCAGGCAGGGATTTATGGTCCTTTCTTGTGTTGGACCAACCTTTGAGATTCTGTTGCAGAATACTCAGGCCTGCTTCCAGAGGTGGTGCAGGCAAGTAATCCCATCCTCTGGGAAAGGAAAGGGtccggagttcaaggtcagggcCTGGGGAAGTGGCTGAGCTGGTAAAAGGTGGTtgtcgctgggcgtggtggcgcgtgcctttaatcccagcactcgggaggcagagacaggcagatctgagttcgaggccagcctggtctacaaagtgagtgccaggacagccagggctacatacagaatccctgtcttgaaaaaacaaaagcaaaacaacaacaaacaaacaaaacaaacaaaacaacaaacaaacaaaaaggtggtTATCTCAGATACCTGAATTAGATCCCTAaggacccacagggtggaagaaACCGACTCCCTCAAGTTGTTTTTTCACCTCCACACCCATGCAGTagtgcaccccacccccactaaaTCAATCATCTTTTATATAAGATTTGAAAATTACCTTTATCAACATAATAATgatttgaggccaacttgggctacttgagacccttaTGCTGACCCTGAAGAACTGCCTTTGTCTCCCTTAGCAGTCGCCTCTCTTTCCCTATCTCCCCTTTCTAGGAGTAGTTCAGATAAACTatgagtgtgggggtgggtgggtgcattatatgtatgtatatatatatatatattttttttttaaggaaagtatTTTTAAGTCTTTAGCTAAATcgaattttttctcttttccctcttccagtACTAGCCAGACACACCAGAAACCCAGTATACTTGAGATGGTCACATTAGAGCTGGGGAAAAAGGTTGTAGTGAATACAGAATGATGCATCGGGCGGTGGTTTCCCTCCGGTCTCaagtgctttgttttctttttcagacgTGTGGTTTTCAGAAGTTGTTTTCTGTGGAAGAGGACTTTGAAGATGAGGTAGGGAACTGTTGGTGACCTGCAGTGGCAAAAGATGCCCTGAGGTGGAGACACAGCCAAGTTCAGGACCTTTGGACCAGTCCCAGCAGGCAGCTTTCAATGGACAtatctttcatcttttttctctttttttttttaaatctatctcAGGCTAAAAGTGTAAATAATTGTAAGCAAGGACCAACTTGGTGCTACTTGCTTGTATTGTAGTTTCAGTACataagaggctgaagcaggaaggtaGGAACCCCAGGCTGGCGTGGGGCAACctagagagactctgtctaaacAACAACAGCATATTCAACTGTCTTTGTTTGCAGTATGTTTCCAgcacacggtttctctgtgtagcccttgctgttctggaactcgctctgtagacttgactagcctggagctcacagatgtctacctgtctctgcctcccagagtccTGGGGTTGAAGGCCTgcattgctgctgctgcctgtatttaactgtcttaaaaataaaacaggtgtggtggtgcatgcctttaatgtaGGCAGCACTCGGGAgctagaggcaggcaaatctcttgagttctaggacagccagggctgtgtagagagaccctgtctcaaacaaaagaaaaaaaaagtccagagtGTGAGTAAGTGGGTCCAGGTCCCTGCTTATCTTAGAGCCCTGACCTAAATGCTCAAGTTCTCAATAAAACCAGGTACCTGAGGTCACCTGTGATTCGAGCATTTGCTAGATGGAGGCAGAAGCATCATAAATTCAAGGTCCTCAGCCTCATAGAGAATTCAAAGCTGTTCTGGGcatcatgagatcctgtctcaagagaagagaaaagaaaaagaaagaaagccgggcgtggtggcgcacgcctttaatcccagcactcgggaggcagaggcaggcggatttctgagttcgaggccagccagggctacaaagagaaaccctgtctcgaaaaaccaaaaaaaaaaaaaaaaaaaaaaaaaaaaaaaaaaaacaaaaaccaaattaacTCCCTAATTCTAACTGTCATGTCTTTAATTATAAAGGCCTTCCTGGGAGCTGTCTGGAGGATGATTTCATTCACTTTTATAATAGCATGCCTGAAGGGGGATGAGTGTTTATAGAGAGCCGCCTGAGGAGGCCGCACAGTTAGCAGGGTGATGTGAGACCCCGAGGGCACCAACTGGCCTGTGACCCGGGCAGATAGATCACTTCATACTCTGGCCTCCCACTTTGTCTTCTCTAGAATGAAGGGCATTGTtgtgttcctcttttccttctcagaagaaaagaaattaaatgagacACACACTCAACATTTTGGAATCACCCTCTTGTAAGGCCTACCCCATGCCACTTACGTGAGAATTTCTGGCAGAGAAACTTCTTCAATAAGCCACCtaccgctgggcagtggtggcacacacctttaatcccagcacttgggaggcagaggcaggcggatttctgagttcaaggccagcctagtctacagagtgagttccagaacagccagggttgcacagagaaactctgtctcgaaaaaataaataagtcacttACCGTCCAAGGGAACCAGGGCAAATCCCTCTGTTCTGTGGCCTCCCTGGGTTATTTCCAGCGGGAGTATGGTTTTCAAACCATTGAGCCACATCCCGAGCTCCCCCCAAAGAGGAGTTACTGGGTGTGTTGTGTTGCCGCTTGTTTCTAGACAGGTTCTCTCTGGGGAGAAAAGGCTCCCCTTGAGTTGGAAAccatcctacctcagcctccagggtcctgggattacaggcgtgtgacAGTGAGCCTGTCTACAGAGGTGTAGTGCAGTCAGAGACCCCAAACCAGTGTCTACAGTGGTCTTCGTATCCAGATCCAGTGGTGTAGTTTCATCTAGGACACTGGACATCTCTACCTTGATTTGccggcctctgcttcctgagtgctgcatgctgggattaaaagctcaCACTTCACATGCAGCAGAACCCACTTGTTGcttctaagtctctctctctctctcattttctctctctctctctctctctctctctctctctcgctccctcactccctctctctctccttctctctctcattttctttttttgtaatttgatttatgtgatattcttttttttaagaaatatttattttatgtatatgagcacactgtagcgaTCATTAGAAACActattatagatggctgtgagccaccttgtgggtactggaaattaaaaccaggacctctggaagagcagtcagcttttaactactgagccatctctccagcctcctcagtTCCTCCCTTGAGTAAATGATGTACAGATGGGGGCTCAAGTGAGGTCTAACCTTATTTTTTGACCAGTCCAaatcttcagttcttttttttttttcttctagacagggtttttctgtgtagccttggaacttactctgtagaccaggctggcctcgaactcagaaatccacctgcctctgcctggttctttccttttttaatttttattttatgtatatattttgtgtatatctgagtgtgtacatgttcatgtggaAATCtctagaagccagaggagggcatcagatcctctggcgctggagtaacagacagttgtgggtCACTGGACATGGAGTGCTGGGATctcaacccaggtcctctggaagagtagtgaCTGCTTTtcaccactgaggcatctcttcagcctcagcaAGTCTCAGGTTCTGCATCCATCCTGTACCTATACAGAGAGCCATTGTAAGAATTCTCTGAGGGTTCGAGTAAAATACCTGAGTGCACCTGACACCCAGTGAAGTTACAGGtgtctgtttttattatataGCAACTTGATCTTTGTGATCACAGACTATTCAACTACCAACTTTTTCTGTCTGTTGTTgtagtatgtttgtttgtttttgtggtttagggtttttgttgtggtggtggtggtggttttgttttgtttttttctttttcttcaaaatggtttctctgtgtagccctcgctgtcctggaactacttTGTAGActggactggcctcaaactcatagagattctgttttgtttttaacgagagagacagggtctctcagtgagaTTGGGCTGACCCCAAAATGTGTGGTGGAGGACACTAACTCCGAATCCTCCTGCCCCCAGGGTTCACTGCAGGGGTGACGGATGTGCCACCACCTGGTCTTCACTGGATGTTTGCACTGCCAGCTTTGTCAAGACATGTCCCTGCCTTTAACTTTCAGTTTGGCAGATGTGTCATTAGAGGCTGAGAAGGAACTAGGAAAGTGGCCCTCTTGAGTCCTAGCAGGTGACAGAAGACGCCAGGGTAATAATGGAATCCGACTGAGTGATTCTGACTCTTCACACTTTTGTTCCTTAAAAATGGCAGACCAGTCTCTTTTGGCTAAGTGTCAGCTCTCTGGAGGGAAGGGgaccagcaagcctcagggtgaggaggagggacTTCTGGtcgctgttgttgttgttgtagcccTGGGGGTCTCTGAAGGGTGGCCTGACAATAGGGAGCAgctgtgggggggtgggggtggggtagctaGTGCCTTCTTGTCACTTAATCAGCAGTTCTGACTCAAAATATGCTCAGAACAGGTCTGCTGCACTTGAAGGTGTCAGTCTCACCTTGCTTCCCAAATGCACTCCGTCCTTAAATTAACTTGCCCGAGAAGCTATATTTAACTTGTGTCTATTTGGCTGCATCCAGGGGCCCTCTGTCTTCCTGAAGACTATGGGTGTGCGTGTGCATGGCTAGAGGTAGGGCCTGTACCAAGGGTGTGTGGCCAACAGAGTAGCTGCCACGGTCCTGGGTCCTGACTGAACCTAGCTGGTCTCCTTCAGAGAGGTGCCTTTCGGTGCCCTGGGACGCTTTTCCCTTGCCTTCCCAGTAGCCTCCTCTTGGAGACTGAAGACCCAGTGACTACCTAAAAACATAGCCTTGGAATGCTCCTGACAAAGCCTGGTGGCCCACTGGCTCACAGGAATAGTAAGTGATGAGAGATGTCATTGTTGCCTCTCATGCCATGGTTTCTTACATGTGTATCTGCACACAGACATACTACACGCTTAAACAGTAAAGGTAGAaggttttgttcttatttatttcttggaAGCAGCTTTAAATTCCCAGATGCAGAGACCCTGCCAAGCCCAATGGTGATAGTCctggcctataatcccagcactcaggaggcacagggctcaggagttggaggtcagcctcagcctcagagagACTTGAGCACGGCCAGTCTGAGCTGAGTGAGATGTTGTCCCAGGAGCAGGCAGAGTCCTGACGCAGAGGtccactttctgtctctttgtagGATTTCTTATCTGCTTTGGAGAATGCAGAGAACCACGTTGTTAGTGCACTGCCCAGGGATGCCGGGTGCCTGAGACCTGTCTCTTCCAGACCACAGGAGACTCTGCAGACACAATCCTCAAGACCAATGCCATCATACCCCACCTCCAACCAGTCAGTCCCAAGACTGTGCCTCCCTACCTCCAGCATGCTGGAGAACGCCAAGGCTCCACTCAGCTCAGGAGTTATGTCCCTGAGACCTGCCTCCATTTCTAGCAGCAGCTTGAGTAGTCAGCAAAGAATGACAGGAGCAAAGGTGTTCCAGGAGTCGTCAGGCCCCCAGCCCTCAGTCACACACTCTGGATATATTTTTGAGAGCCATCAACAGGGCATTGGTGACTTTGAAGCACCTGATCAAGATGAGTTTGACAAGGCCCTGGCAAGCATGGAGCTCGAGGGAGCTGGCTTGGAGCTAGAAGCTGACAGTGGAGCCACCCAGATCCTGCCTGACAAGCACTGTGAGGATCCTGTGTTGGCAAAAAAGGCCCGAGTAGCTGATCTGAGTGGATCGTTCCAGAAGGGGCCTATGGTCCACTGTAGAAATCCATGGCCTTCCTTGAGACCTACGACAGCCACAGGCAGCCTTCCTGTCCCAGCTACATCATGTGTTTCTACTTCCCAACAAAGGGGCTCCCCTGTTCCTGTACCTCAGTATCTGCCAGTGGCTGGAAGGACCATCCGAAACAGCCCACAGAATTATGTGCCGGGCCAGCCGCTTCAGTCTCCCAGAGCGTGGTCAAGTGGCAAACCCCGTTTTTCTGGACCTCAACGTCCCCACAGCAGCTCTGCAGCATTTTGTCAGGGGCCCTTGTCATCCCGAGCCCCAGTGTCTTCTGTTGAATCTCCTGTCAGCTCCCCCAGAAATACTTCCACCCCAGGTACTCAGCCAGCTCTGCAGACACCTGTAGTTACCAACCACCTGGTACAGCTTGTCACTGCTACCAACCGGACACCCCAGCAGCCCTCCCACCCCTCCATTCGAGCTAAAACCCGCCGCTTTCCTGGCCCAGCAGGACTTCTGCCTCACCAAGTGAGTGACTGGTTTTCCTGGCCTCTAAGATCCTGGGAAAGAAGCAGTGGTCTAGTCTTAGAATATCTTCACTGTCAGGAGACAGGCAAGAAGAGTGGGGAGAAAGGACTTCCGaggccaggagagatggctcagggatggtgacacatgctttaaTCCTAGCTCTGGTGAGGAGATGAAAGATTCCTGGGACTTGGTGACTAACCAGCCTAGCATACGGGGGTCAGCTCCAagatagagaccctgtctcacaaaacaaaggaggagctggagagatggctcagcagttagagcacttgtagctcttacagaggacatgggttcaattcccagcctctATGtgatggttcataaccatctctaactccgGTCCCAGGGGAGCGGACATCCTGTTCTGCCCTCTGTgagcacaggcacatgcatacatgcaggcaaaacagccacacAATAAAGTCATATGTAGttccaaaaagtaaaaaaacaaggTGCCTCAGGCCTGCATAGGAGTACTGTgtctaaggttgtcctctggcctcctcatgtgcacatacatgcccgtttacacacacacatgtatatactgcAAAAAATAAGGCTTGCAAAACTATGGAAGTCAGAAGTCggaagggaagaaggggtggCTCAGAGGTAGCACTTAGCTAGCAGATGCCAGGCtctgagacccagtctcaacaCTGATCGGGTGGAGAGGGGCGTGCCCACAGGGGTTTCCTGTATTAGGGTAATCGACATGGGAAGGCCCACGTTAGTTGTGGGAGGCAGCTTTCCCTGGGCCGGGCCTTGGACTGAATGGAAAAGGGTAAAGTAGCTGAGCTGTTAGCGagccctcagtctctgcttccccaccATGCAGACCATGGGACTGGGCTGCCTCAGGCTGTTGCCACTGCCCCTGCCATGATCAAGCATACTCTGTTAGCCAAggtaaaccttttttttttttttgctttgtatttttttatttttttatttattttttttaaatttttaatattttttattacatattttcctcaattaca
Above is a genomic segment from Mus caroli chromosome 11, CAROLI_EIJ_v1.1, whole genome shotgun sequence containing:
- the C11H17orf53 gene encoding uncharacterized protein C17orf53 homolog; its protein translation is MTCGFQKLFSVEEDFEDEDFLSALENAENHVVSALPRDAGCLRPVSSRPQETLQTQSSRPMPSYPTSNQSVPRLCLPTSSMLENAKAPLSSGVMSLRPASISSSSLSSQQRMTGAKVFQESSGPQPSVTHSGYIFESHQQGIGDFEAPDQDEFDKALASMELEGAGLELEADSGATQILPDKHCEDPVLAKKARVADLSGSFQKGPMVHCRNPWPSLRPTTATGSLPVPATSCVSTSQQRGSPVPVPQYLPVAGRTIRNSPQNYVPGQPLQSPRAWSSGKPRFSGPQRPHSSSAAFCQGPLSSRAPVSSVESPVSSPRNTSTPGTQPALQTPVVTNHLVQLVTATNRTPQQPSHPSIRAKTRRFPGPAGLLPHQHSGENLEEIMVSTPQTPTHGALAKFQTEIVTSSQGSVEEDFRQGPWLTMKSALGLDEGDPTCFLYTYSIVMVLRKAALKQLPRNKVPNMAVMIKSLTRSTMDASVVFKDPTGEMLGTVHRVLLETHQSELKPGSVLLLKQIGVFSPSLRNHYLNVTPNNLVHIYSLDSGDGDFLEPPQPLPKDLGNSHGSLQPDVATEPTLGLRTAQNPAVAFPEEELSEADDLDGLLSELPEDFFCEPSSWGCLKTGHPP